In Mauremys reevesii isolate NIE-2019 linkage group 20, ASM1616193v1, whole genome shotgun sequence, the following are encoded in one genomic region:
- the PSPH gene encoding phosphoserine phosphatase isoform X2 — MASLLELKEIFRNADAVCFDVDSTVIREEGIDELAKFCGVGDAVAEMTRRAMGGSVTFKAALTARLGLIRPSWEQVQKLISEHPPQLTPGIRELVSRLHQRGIQVFLISGGFQSIVEHVALQVNIPAANVFANRLKFYFNGEYAGFDETQPTAESGGKGKVISHLKEQFHFKKVVMIGDGATDMEACPPADCFIGFGGNVIRKQVKEKAKWYITHFDELLKELEER, encoded by the exons ATGGCCTCCCTCTTGGAGCTGAAGGAAATCTTCCGCAATGCCGATGCAGTGTGCTTTGATGTGGATAGTACAGTCATCAGGGAAGAAGGAATTGACGAGCTGGCGAAGTTCTGTGGAGTTGGGGATGCTGTGGCAGAAAT GACACGGAGAGCTATGGGAGGCTCTGTGACATTCAAAGCTGCTTTAACGGCACGACTAGGACTTATACGTCCCTCCTGGGAGCAAGTGCAAAAACTAATTTCAGAACATCCTCCTCAGCTCACACCAGGCATAAG GGAGCTGGTAAGCAGGCTTCATCAGCGAGGCATCCAAGTCTTCTTAATATCCGGAGGGTTTCAGAGCATTGTGGAGCATGTGGCTTTACAGGTGAACATTCCAGCAGCAAACGTGTTTGCCAATAGGCTGAAGTTTTACTTTAATG GAGAATATGCAGGGTTTGATGAGACACAACCAACAGCTGAATCGGGTGGAAAAGGAAAGGTTATCAGTCATCTGAAGGAACAGTTTCACTTTAAGAAAGTAGTTATGATTGGAGATGGAGCTACAGACATGGAGGCATGTCCCCCTGCT GATTGCTTCATTGGATTTGGAGGAAATGTAATCAGGAAACAAGTAAAGGAGAAAGCCAAATGGTACATTACTCACTTTGATGAACTGCTTAAAGAACTGGAAGAAAGATAA
- the PSPH gene encoding phosphoserine phosphatase isoform X1: MAQHRVQCNERQKELLFSCSRKLPRRMASLLELKEIFRNADAVCFDVDSTVIREEGIDELAKFCGVGDAVAEMTRRAMGGSVTFKAALTARLGLIRPSWEQVQKLISEHPPQLTPGIRELVSRLHQRGIQVFLISGGFQSIVEHVALQVNIPAANVFANRLKFYFNGEYAGFDETQPTAESGGKGKVISHLKEQFHFKKVVMIGDGATDMEACPPADCFIGFGGNVIRKQVKEKAKWYITHFDELLKELEER, encoded by the exons ATGGCTCAACACAGAGTGCAGTGCAATGAGCGGCAGAAAGAACTTCTCTTCTCTTGCAGCAGGAAGCTTCCCAGAAGGATGGCCTCCCTCTTGGAGCTGAAGGAAATCTTCCGCAATGCCGATGCAGTGTGCTTTGATGTGGATAGTACAGTCATCAGGGAAGAAGGAATTGACGAGCTGGCGAAGTTCTGTGGAGTTGGGGATGCTGTGGCAGAAAT GACACGGAGAGCTATGGGAGGCTCTGTGACATTCAAAGCTGCTTTAACGGCACGACTAGGACTTATACGTCCCTCCTGGGAGCAAGTGCAAAAACTAATTTCAGAACATCCTCCTCAGCTCACACCAGGCATAAG GGAGCTGGTAAGCAGGCTTCATCAGCGAGGCATCCAAGTCTTCTTAATATCCGGAGGGTTTCAGAGCATTGTGGAGCATGTGGCTTTACAGGTGAACATTCCAGCAGCAAACGTGTTTGCCAATAGGCTGAAGTTTTACTTTAATG GAGAATATGCAGGGTTTGATGAGACACAACCAACAGCTGAATCGGGTGGAAAAGGAAAGGTTATCAGTCATCTGAAGGAACAGTTTCACTTTAAGAAAGTAGTTATGATTGGAGATGGAGCTACAGACATGGAGGCATGTCCCCCTGCT GATTGCTTCATTGGATTTGGAGGAAATGTAATCAGGAAACAAGTAAAGGAGAAAGCCAAATGGTACATTACTCACTTTGATGAACTGCTTAAAGAACTGGAAGAAAGATAA